Proteins from a genomic interval of Polaribacter sp. Q13:
- a CDS encoding M42 family metallopeptidase: MSKKSILNKESLTFLEKYLNNAAPTGYEWEGQKIWMDYLKPYVDTFITDTYGSAVGVINPDAKYKVVIEGHADEISWYVNYISDNGLIYVIRNGGSDHQIAPSKMVNIHTKNGIVKGVFGWPAIHTRNKANEEAPKPDNIFIDTGCATKKEVEALGVHVGCVITYPDTFHILNGDKFVCRALDNRMGGFMIAEVARLLKENKKELPFGLYITNAVQEEIGLRGAEMITQTIKPNVAIVTDVTHDTTTPMIEQKTAGFLELGKGPVIAYAPAVQQKLRDLITETAEAKEIPFQRSALSRATGTDTDAFAYSNGGVASALISLPLRYMHTTVEMVHRDDVENVIKMIYETLLNIKGDETFSYFE; encoded by the coding sequence ATGTCAAAAAAATCAATATTAAATAAAGAATCTCTTACATTTTTAGAAAAATATCTAAATAATGCTGCTCCGACTGGTTACGAATGGGAAGGTCAAAAAATTTGGATGGACTACCTAAAACCTTATGTAGACACATTTATTACAGATACGTATGGTTCTGCTGTTGGTGTTATAAACCCAGATGCAAAATACAAAGTAGTAATTGAAGGGCATGCAGATGAAATTTCTTGGTATGTAAATTATATTTCTGATAACGGATTGATTTACGTAATTAGAAACGGAGGATCAGATCATCAAATTGCACCAAGTAAAATGGTAAACATTCATACAAAAAATGGCATTGTAAAAGGTGTTTTTGGTTGGCCAGCAATTCACACTAGAAATAAAGCGAATGAAGAAGCACCAAAACCAGACAATATTTTTATTGATACAGGTTGTGCTACTAAAAAAGAAGTAGAAGCTTTAGGTGTTCATGTTGGTTGTGTAATTACCTATCCAGATACTTTTCATATTTTAAATGGAGATAAATTTGTATGTAGAGCTTTAGACAACAGAATGGGTGGTTTTATGATTGCCGAAGTTGCACGTCTATTAAAAGAAAACAAAAAAGAATTGCCTTTTGGTTTATACATTACCAACGCGGTACAAGAAGAAATTGGTTTACGTGGTGCAGAAATGATTACACAAACCATAAAACCAAATGTTGCGATTGTAACCGACGTTACACACGATACTACTACACCTATGATTGAGCAAAAAACTGCTGGATTCTTAGAGTTAGGTAAAGGTCCGGTTATTGCTTATGCACCAGCTGTACAACAAAAATTACGCGATTTAATTACAGAAACTGCCGAAGCTAAAGAGATTCCTTTTCAACGTTCTGCACTTTCTAGAGCTACAGGAACCGATACAGATGCTTTTGCATATAGTAATGGTGGCGTTGCTTCTGCTTTAATTTCTTTACCGTTAAGATACATGCACACAACTGTAGAAATGGTACACAGAGATGATGTAGAAAATGTGATTAAAATGATTTATGAAACATTATTGAATATTAAAGGTGATGAAACTTTTTCATATTTTGAATAA
- a CDS encoding Gfo/Idh/MocA family protein — protein MEKKTIKWGIIGLGNIAQKFAKDLATVENAELVAVASRSQENADKFALKYNSKKAYASYSDLANDAEVDAVYIATPHSFHKEHAILCLQHKKAVLCEKPFAMNLQEVEEMIAVAKENNVLLMEALWTYFLPHYTYVLESLKNEKFGKVLKLEADFGFYRAFDNESRLFKKEVGGGSLLDIGIYPIFAALSTLGIPNTIEADATFFDNGADSACNMTFAYNDTKAVLKSTLLEDAATEAIFTCERGIIKINTMFHMPTTVTITENGKDETIDFKYKTIGYNFETEHFNNLLRANKKESDVMTFDFSKNIIATLDKVRSIIGLEY, from the coding sequence ATGGAAAAGAAAACGATTAAATGGGGAATTATTGGTCTAGGTAATATTGCTCAAAAATTTGCTAAAGATTTAGCCACTGTAGAAAATGCAGAATTAGTTGCTGTGGCATCTAGAAGTCAAGAAAATGCTGATAAATTTGCACTAAAATACAACTCAAAAAAAGCCTATGCTTCTTATTCAGATTTAGCGAATGATGCTGAGGTAGATGCGGTTTATATTGCAACTCCACACAGTTTTCATAAAGAGCATGCGATACTTTGTTTGCAACATAAAAAAGCGGTTTTATGCGAGAAACCTTTTGCAATGAATTTACAAGAGGTAGAAGAAATGATTGCGGTTGCAAAAGAAAATAATGTGTTATTAATGGAAGCGTTATGGACTTATTTTTTACCACATTATACCTATGTTTTAGAAAGTCTTAAAAACGAGAAATTTGGAAAGGTATTAAAACTAGAAGCAGATTTTGGTTTTTATAGAGCATTTGATAATGAGAGTAGATTATTTAAAAAAGAAGTAGGAGGAGGTAGTTTGTTAGATATTGGTATTTATCCAATTTTTGCGGCATTATCAACTTTAGGGATTCCAAATACTATAGAGGCAGATGCTACTTTTTTTGATAACGGAGCAGACTCTGCATGTAATATGACGTTTGCTTATAATGACACGAAAGCTGTTTTAAAAAGTACATTGTTAGAAGATGCTGCTACAGAAGCAATTTTTACTTGTGAAAGAGGGATTATAAAAATAAACACCATGTTTCATATGCCTACAACTGTAACAATTACAGAAAACGGCAAAGATGAAACCATCGATTTTAAGTACAAAACCATTGGTTATAATTTTGAAACAGAACACTTTAATAATCTGTTAAGAGCAAACAAAAAAGAAAGTGATGTAATGACTTTCGATTTCTCTAAAAACATAATAGCTACGCTAGATAAAGTTAGAAGTATTATAGGTTTGGAATATTAG
- a CDS encoding DUF294 nucleotidyltransferase-like domain-containing protein — MKNSIAERVYDFLKNYPPFNLLTSSKILEIASQVSIIYLEKGKVLYHQNEANHKHFYIVRNGGISLYKNLEDKKSLIDICDGGDIFGLRPLISKENYVLDAVANEESIVYGIPIEIFEAVSQRSLKINKFLLTSFASKSFDPYTNEENNNVFTDYIVQDNLSDSNLQSVNFTKKPLKCTIKSTVKEAATKMSNQKISCIIVIDDNCLPIGIITNSDFKNKIATGLFSINDSVEDIMSFPVITQSKNLTVLDAQLQMIKHKVGHLCITEDGTSNSKLIGILTNHDVLASLGNNPTVILKEIKRAKKTREIREIRIKANQLLKSYLEQNIPLSHISKIISEINDGVAIRVIELSLKKMETPPPVKFTWLALGSQGRKEQLLYTDQDNAIIFDEVTEDKYAETKAYFLKLSGHITKSLHKIGYEYCPAEMMASNPKWCLSLTEWKNQFNDWIINVDEKAILLSSIFFDFNAIYGDVSMAKELTKSIFATLNERSHLFTLLGKEAIASPSPLGFFKQFLVENNGDHKDSFNIKTRALMPLINAARLLTLSNNVFEINNTAQRFEKLAEIEPQNKELYQSCSYAFKALLKFKTKQGILHNDSGKFIKLESLTKEEKLKLKRCFKPIREIQEVLTIRFNLGNIR; from the coding sequence ATGAAAAACTCAATTGCAGAACGCGTTTACGATTTTTTAAAAAACTATCCTCCTTTCAATCTATTAACAAGTTCCAAAATACTTGAAATCGCTTCTCAAGTATCCATCATCTATTTAGAAAAAGGAAAAGTTCTTTATCACCAAAATGAAGCCAATCACAAACATTTTTACATCGTAAGAAATGGTGGTATTAGTTTGTATAAAAATCTAGAAGACAAAAAATCTTTAATAGATATATGCGACGGTGGTGATATTTTTGGATTAAGACCTTTAATTAGTAAAGAGAATTATGTTTTAGACGCCGTCGCCAATGAGGAATCTATTGTATACGGTATTCCTATTGAAATTTTTGAAGCAGTATCTCAAAGAAGTTTAAAAATTAATAAATTCTTATTAACTTCATTTGCATCTAAATCTTTTGATCCTTATACCAATGAAGAAAACAACAATGTTTTTACAGATTATATCGTTCAAGATAATTTATCTGACTCCAATTTACAATCTGTCAACTTTACTAAAAAACCTTTAAAATGCACCATTAAGTCTACTGTTAAAGAAGCGGCGACAAAAATGAGCAATCAAAAAATTAGTTGTATTATAGTGATTGATGACAACTGCTTACCAATTGGAATTATTACCAATAGCGATTTTAAAAATAAAATTGCAACAGGTCTTTTTTCTATTAATGATTCTGTTGAAGATATCATGTCTTTTCCGGTAATTACACAATCTAAAAACTTAACTGTTTTAGACGCTCAACTACAAATGATAAAACATAAAGTAGGGCATTTATGTATTACTGAAGACGGAACAAGTAATTCTAAATTAATTGGAATTTTAACAAACCATGATGTTTTAGCTTCTTTAGGAAATAACCCTACAGTAATTTTAAAGGAAATTAAACGCGCTAAAAAAACTAGAGAAATTAGAGAAATTAGAATCAAAGCCAATCAGCTTTTAAAATCTTATTTAGAACAAAACATTCCATTATCTCATATTTCTAAAATAATTTCTGAAATAAATGATGGTGTAGCCATACGAGTTATTGAGCTTTCTTTAAAAAAGATGGAAACTCCTCCACCTGTTAAATTTACATGGTTGGCATTAGGTAGTCAGGGAAGAAAAGAACAACTTTTATATACAGACCAAGACAATGCAATTATTTTTGATGAAGTAACTGAAGATAAATACGCAGAAACAAAAGCCTATTTTCTAAAATTATCTGGTCATATTACCAAATCATTACATAAAATCGGTTACGAATATTGCCCTGCAGAAATGATGGCAAGCAACCCAAAATGGTGTCTATCTTTAACAGAATGGAAAAATCAATTTAACGATTGGATTATTAATGTTGATGAAAAAGCCATTTTATTATCGTCTATTTTCTTCGATTTTAATGCTATTTATGGTGATGTTAGCATGGCAAAAGAATTAACTAAAAGTATTTTTGCTACACTTAATGAAAGAAGTCATTTATTTACACTTTTAGGAAAAGAAGCTATCGCAAGTCCCTCTCCATTAGGATTTTTCAAACAGTTTTTAGTAGAAAATAACGGAGACCATAAAGACTCTTTTAACATAAAAACAAGAGCTTTAATGCCGTTAATTAATGCTGCAAGACTTTTAACGTTGTCTAACAACGTGTTCGAAATAAATAATACAGCACAACGTTTTGAAAAATTAGCAGAAATAGAGCCTCAAAATAAAGAACTATATCAATCTTGTTCTTATGCTTTTAAAGCATTATTAAAATTTAAAACTAAACAAGGTATTTTACACAATGATTCTGGAAAATTTATAAAATTAGAGTCCTTAACAAAAGAAGAAAAGTTAAAATTAAAAAGGTGTTTTAAACCAATTAGAGAAATTCAAGAAGTACTTACTATTAGATTTAACCTCGGTAATATTAGATAA
- a CDS encoding ABC transporter ATP-binding protein yields MKLVIENLTKTYKNGVKAIDNLSIEIGTGMFGLLGPNGAGKSSLMRTIATLQSPDSGSITFGDINVLEDNMSLRKVLGYLPQSFGVYPKMSAQDLLDYFATLKGISKKDERKAIVKEVLEITNLYDVRHKHVAGYSGGMKQRFGIAQLLLNNPKLIIVDEPTAGLDPAERHRFLNVLREVGTNTTVIFSTHIVEDVKELCNEMAILNGGRILKHTTPQEATSEIANTIWTKIIEREELEENEKNFNILSSNYNQDNTLNIRVHASEKPSDDFVAATPQLDDVYFIALKQDEPQLV; encoded by the coding sequence ATGAAGTTAGTAATTGAAAATTTAACCAAGACTTATAAAAACGGTGTAAAAGCAATCGATAATCTAAGTATCGAAATAGGTACAGGAATGTTTGGTTTATTAGGCCCAAATGGAGCAGGTAAATCATCTTTAATGAGAACCATTGCAACGTTACAAAGTCCAGATTCTGGTTCAATTACTTTTGGTGATATTAATGTTTTAGAAGACAATATGTCTTTGCGAAAAGTATTGGGGTATTTGCCACAATCTTTTGGCGTGTATCCAAAAATGTCAGCGCAAGATTTATTAGATTATTTTGCTACGTTAAAAGGGATTTCAAAAAAAGACGAAAGAAAAGCTATTGTAAAAGAAGTTTTAGAAATTACTAATTTATATGACGTAAGGCATAAGCATGTTGCAGGATATTCTGGCGGAATGAAACAACGTTTCGGAATTGCTCAATTGCTTTTAAACAACCCAAAATTGATTATTGTTGATGAACCAACTGCTGGTTTAGATCCTGCAGAGAGACATCGATTTTTAAATGTTTTAAGAGAAGTTGGTACCAATACAACCGTTATTTTTTCTACGCATATTGTAGAAGATGTAAAAGAGTTATGTAATGAAATGGCAATTTTAAACGGAGGTAGAATTCTAAAACACACCACTCCGCAAGAGGCAACTTCGGAAATAGCAAATACTATTTGGACCAAAATTATAGAGAGAGAGGAATTGGAAGAAAACGAGAAGAATTTCAATATTTTATCATCAAACTACAATCAAGACAATACGTTAAATATTAGAGTGCATGCTTCAGAAAAACCTTCGGATGATTTTGTGGCTGCAACTCCGCAGTTAGATGATGTGTATTTTATTGCTTTAAAACAAGATGAACCGCAGTTGGTTTAA
- a CDS encoding PolC-type DNA polymerase III, with protein sequence MNFSWFNKKEQNKLPDYFLEYEESLSNTPKLSISETRFVVFDTETTGFNRMKDRVLSIGAVSLINNTLNVNDSFEVYLKQEFFNPETVHIHGILKEGRITKITELEALKSFLKYIGNAVLVGHHINFDMMMMNQILERNHLPNIQNKTLDTEHLYRKSKHAVYQNTLQKERFTLDTLCDELNVSKSDRHTASGDAFITAIVFLKIMARLNKNDNLTLKDLFSI encoded by the coding sequence ATGAATTTTAGTTGGTTTAATAAAAAAGAGCAAAATAAGCTTCCCGATTACTTTTTAGAGTACGAAGAAAGTCTTTCAAATACACCGAAACTAAGTATCTCCGAAACTAGATTTGTTGTTTTCGATACTGAAACTACAGGTTTTAATAGAATGAAAGATCGAGTTTTATCAATTGGAGCCGTTTCCTTAATAAATAACACTTTAAATGTAAACGATAGTTTTGAAGTATATTTAAAACAAGAATTTTTTAATCCAGAAACAGTACATATTCATGGAATTTTAAAAGAAGGACGTATTACTAAAATAACAGAATTAGAAGCGCTAAAAAGTTTTTTAAAATACATTGGTAATGCTGTTTTAGTAGGGCATCATATTAATTTTGACATGATGATGATGAACCAAATTTTAGAAAGAAATCATTTACCCAATATTCAAAACAAAACTTTAGACACGGAGCATTTATACAGAAAATCTAAACATGCTGTTTATCAAAACACACTCCAAAAAGAACGTTTTACTTTAGACACCTTGTGCGACGAATTAAACGTTTCTAAAAGCGATCGTCATACTGCAAGTGGAGATGCTTTTATTACTGCAATAGTATTTTTAAAAATAATGGCACGTTTAAATAAAAACGACAATTTAACACTTAAAGATTTATTTTCAATTTAA
- a CDS encoding NUDIX domain-containing protein, protein MDELIDILTPEGQPTGKTALKSEAHKNGWFHATVHIWLFTSDEKILLQKRALTKKVFPGMWDISVAGHIGAGEDVITSAKREVFEEIGLELQERDLIKIGTRIHQVSHANGIQDNEHHHVFIAELKVPLSTLSIQKEEVDAIKLFDLSTLKNTENLENILLPRFHEYYFSVYNKIHQQIHKR, encoded by the coding sequence ATGGACGAACTCATTGATATTTTAACTCCTGAAGGGCAACCTACAGGAAAAACTGCTTTAAAATCTGAAGCACATAAAAACGGTTGGTTTCATGCCACTGTTCATATATGGCTTTTTACTTCGGATGAAAAAATATTGCTACAGAAAAGAGCTTTGACTAAAAAAGTATTTCCTGGTATGTGGGATATTTCTGTTGCAGGACATATTGGCGCAGGAGAAGATGTAATTACTTCTGCAAAAAGAGAAGTTTTTGAAGAAATTGGTTTGGAACTGCAAGAAAGAGACCTCATTAAAATTGGTACAAGAATTCATCAAGTTTCTCATGCAAACGGAATTCAAGATAACGAACATCATCATGTTTTTATTGCAGAATTAAAAGTTCCTTTATCAACTTTAAGCATTCAAAAAGAAGAAGTAGATGCCATCAAATTATTTGATTTATCAACTTTAAAAAACACCGAAAATTTAGAAAATATTTTACTCCCTAGATTTCATGAGTATTATTTTTCGGTTTATAACAAAATTCATCAACAAATACATAAAAGATGA
- a CDS encoding M1 family aminopeptidase, translated as MFSTIFKQELKYWFSKPAFYIYIGIFLILAFFLSAASAGFFDSVTATTGSSRIVNSPIGVSNLFNALTIFIFFLFPSIVGVSVYRDFKSEMHTILYSYPFTKANYLFAKFFSSIVIVSIIVLSIALGMMIGFRFPGTNSDIVGPFNLQAYLQTYFVFILPNVLLFGAIVFAVVAFTRNIAAGFITVIILMFGQGVLEGLLSDPEHRTLAAILDPFGSAASNYYTKYWTPSEQNELQIPLKEMIVYNRLLWLAISTLIFGLVYQFFTFSQNAISISFRKIKGERVTKTNFSGITKITLPKVSYDYSFIQNLKTTWKLSNIDFKYILKSWAFISIVLVGLVLIVVMLSEVGDIFGTPTLPVTWKMINLSGVFFASINICTFLYAGMLVHRAKIAKINHLVDATPIPNWTLLFSKLIALIKMQLVLLAVIIVSGMVFQMYKGYYNFEIGHYFFELYFLSFISLFIWALLSIFVQTLIGNPYLGLFVLLVISIGMPFLSLAGIEQSILKYNQGPGFNYSDMNGYGATLVPYLSYKIYWILCGLLLLVVSFLFWVRGIPSSFSERVTIAISRFKGFAVISFGVLLIAFLGLGYSIYQETGTKMKRTSSKEAELQSVSWEKTYKKYEGYAQPRIISVKTDVNIFPKERLFDAAATFIMVNKTDKAIDTLFLNHNSLESTFKFNRPNTLVLEDTIQDFNMYRFENKILPGDTLQLSLTVKSKANTNYRKRSPVKENGTFINNVSMFPSLGYSSQGELTDNKTRKKYDLPENDLRPAPTDSTALGDTYISKDSDWIDFEATVSTSKDQIAIAPGYLQKEWTEGDRKYFHYKMDSKILNFYAFNSARYEVKKEMWKGISLEIYYHKAHDFNLDRMMKGMKASLDYNSKNFSPYQHKQLRIVEFPRTDGSFAQSFPNTIPFSEGVGFIADVDDKNEDGVDYPFAITVHEVAHQWWAHQVIGADVLGATMLSESLSEYVSLKVLEHQHGKDKMRTFLKEALDGYLMQRTMERKRENALMYNDGQGYIHYQKGSLVFYALSDYIGEANLNGALKKYVEKVKFQEAPYTTSIEMVNYIKEATPDSLQYVIKDMFETITLYRNRILDAKSTQLENGKYEVEIEFEVSKYRNDEKGKRYYGEQVGDTLTYQTDKMKKPILSVPLADYIDIGIFTEEEVDGEKKEKEVYLKKHKITQIHNKIKIIVDKKPVEVGVDPYNKLIDTQSEDNRRKL; from the coding sequence ATGTTTTCAACTATTTTCAAACAAGAATTAAAATACTGGTTTAGTAAACCGGCATTTTATATTTATATTGGTATTTTTTTAATATTGGCTTTCTTTTTATCAGCTGCTTCAGCTGGTTTTTTCGATTCAGTTACAGCTACAACAGGATCATCGAGAATTGTAAATTCTCCCATAGGAGTTTCCAATTTATTTAACGCATTAACTATTTTTATATTCTTTTTATTTCCTTCCATTGTTGGGGTTTCGGTGTATAGAGATTTCAAAAGTGAAATGCATACCATTTTATATTCCTATCCTTTTACCAAAGCAAATTATCTGTTCGCAAAATTTTTTAGCTCCATTGTAATTGTTTCTATTATTGTATTGTCTATTGCCTTGGGAATGATGATTGGATTTCGTTTTCCAGGGACAAACTCAGATATTGTAGGGCCATTTAACCTCCAAGCATATTTGCAAACGTATTTCGTTTTTATTTTACCAAATGTATTATTGTTTGGTGCCATTGTTTTTGCGGTAGTTGCGTTTACTAGAAATATTGCAGCAGGTTTTATTACGGTTATTATTTTAATGTTCGGACAAGGGGTTTTAGAAGGTTTGCTATCAGATCCAGAACACAGAACTTTGGCTGCGATTTTAGATCCTTTTGGTTCTGCTGCGTCTAATTATTACACAAAATATTGGACACCTTCCGAACAAAATGAATTACAAATTCCATTAAAAGAAATGATTGTGTACAACCGTTTATTATGGTTGGCAATCTCAACCTTAATTTTTGGTTTGGTGTATCAATTTTTTACATTTAGTCAGAATGCTATTTCTATTTCCTTTAGAAAAATAAAAGGAGAAAGAGTGACAAAAACAAACTTTAGCGGAATTACTAAAATTACTTTACCTAAGGTTTCTTATGACTATTCTTTTATTCAGAATTTAAAAACTACTTGGAAATTATCGAATATCGATTTTAAATACATTCTTAAAAGTTGGGCTTTTATTTCTATTGTTTTAGTGGGTTTGGTACTGATTGTTGTCATGCTTTCTGAAGTTGGTGATATTTTTGGAACACCAACATTACCGGTAACTTGGAAAATGATTAACCTAAGTGGCGTTTTCTTTGCTTCTATAAATATTTGTACATTTTTATATGCAGGTATGTTGGTGCATAGAGCCAAAATTGCCAAAATAAATCATTTGGTCGATGCCACTCCAATTCCTAATTGGACTCTTTTATTCTCTAAATTAATTGCGCTTATAAAAATGCAATTGGTTTTATTAGCAGTAATTATTGTTTCCGGAATGGTTTTTCAGATGTATAAAGGATATTATAATTTTGAAATTGGCCATTACTTTTTTGAGTTGTATTTTTTAAGTTTTATCAGCCTATTTATTTGGGCTTTGTTATCAATATTTGTACAAACTTTAATAGGGAATCCGTATTTAGGTTTATTCGTTTTATTAGTGATTTCTATTGGAATGCCATTTTTATCTTTGGCAGGTATTGAGCAATCTATTCTTAAATATAACCAGGGTCCAGGGTTTAATTATTCGGATATGAATGGATATGGAGCAACTTTAGTTCCTTATTTATCGTATAAAATTTATTGGATTTTATGTGGATTGTTACTCTTGGTTGTTTCTTTTTTATTCTGGGTTCGTGGAATTCCGAGTTCGTTTTCAGAAAGAGTTACCATTGCAATAAGTCGTTTTAAAGGTTTTGCGGTTATTAGTTTTGGAGTATTATTAATTGCGTTTTTAGGGTTAGGGTATTCCATTTATCAAGAAACAGGAACCAAAATGAAAAGAACATCTTCTAAGGAAGCAGAATTACAAAGTGTAAGTTGGGAAAAAACCTATAAAAAATATGAAGGTTACGCTCAACCAAGAATTATTTCCGTTAAAACGGATGTAAATATTTTTCCGAAGGAAAGATTGTTTGATGCTGCGGCAACTTTTATCATGGTTAATAAAACGGACAAAGCAATTGATACCTTGTTTTTAAATCATAATTCTTTAGAGAGTACTTTTAAATTTAACAGACCAAATACCTTAGTTTTAGAAGATACTATTCAGGATTTTAACATGTATCGATTCGAAAATAAAATTTTACCAGGAGATACTTTACAACTTTCTCTTACTGTAAAAAGTAAGGCGAATACAAATTATAGAAAAAGATCGCCTGTAAAAGAAAACGGAACTTTTATCAATAATGTTTCAATGTTTCCTTCTTTAGGATATTCTTCTCAGGGTGAATTAACAGACAATAAAACACGTAAAAAATACGATTTACCAGAAAATGATTTACGTCCAGCACCAACAGATTCAACCGCTTTAGGTGATACCTATATTTCTAAAGATTCTGATTGGATCGATTTTGAAGCAACGGTTTCAACATCTAAAGATCAAATAGCCATTGCGCCTGGGTATTTGCAAAAAGAATGGACAGAAGGAGATCGTAAATATTTCCATTATAAAATGGATAGTAAAATATTGAATTTCTATGCTTTTAATTCTGCTAGGTATGAAGTGAAAAAAGAAATGTGGAAAGGTATTTCTTTAGAAATTTATTATCATAAAGCGCACGATTTCAATTTAGATAGAATGATGAAAGGAATGAAGGCGTCTTTAGATTATAACTCTAAAAACTTTAGTCCTTATCAACATAAACAATTAAGAATTGTAGAGTTTCCTAGAACAGACGGAAGTTTTGCACAATCTTTTCCAAATACAATTCCGTTTTCTGAAGGCGTTGGTTTTATTGCGGATGTAGATGATAAAAATGAAGATGGCGTAGATTATCCGTTTGCAATTACGGTGCATGAAGTTGCGCATCAATGGTGGGCGCATCAAGTAATTGGAGCAGACGTTTTAGGGGCAACCATGTTGTCGGAAAGTTTGTCTGAATACGTGTCTTTAAAAGTATTAGAACATCAACATGGAAAAGATAAAATGAGAACTTTTTTAAAAGAAGCTTTAGATGGATATTTAATGCAAAGAACCATGGAGAGAAAACGAGAAAATGCCTTGATGTATAATGACGGACAAGGGTATATTCATTATCAAAAAGGTTCGTTGGTTTTTTATGCTTTGAGTGATTATATAGGAGAAGCAAACTTAAATGGTGCGTTAAAAAAGTATGTAGAAAAAGTAAAATTTCAAGAAGCGCCGTACACAACTTCTATAGAAATGGTGAATTATATAAAGGAAGCAACACCAGATTCTTTACAATATGTAATTAAAGATATGTTTGAAACGATTACTTTATATAGAAACCGAATTTTAGATGCAAAATCTACCCAATTAGAAAATGGAAAATACGAAGTGGAAATAGAATTTGAAGTTTCTAAGTATAGAAATGATGAAAAAGGAAAACGTTATTACGGAGAACAAGTAGGAGATACTTTAACCTATCAAACAGATAAAATGAAAAAACCTATTTTATCGGTTCCGTTGGCAGATTATATTGATATTGGTATTTTTACAGAAGAAGAAGTAGATGGCGAAAAGAAAGAAAAAGAAGTGTATTTAAAGAAACATAAGATTACACAAATTCATAATAAAATTAAAATTATTGTTGATAAAAAGCCAGTTGAAGTAGGCGTGGATCCTTATAATAAGTTAATAGATACACAGTCTGAAGATAACAGAAGAAAATTATAA
- a CDS encoding bifunctional 2-polyprenyl-6-hydroxyphenol methylase/3-demethylubiquinol 3-O-methyltransferase UbiG, whose amino-acid sequence MKEMWNERYADKEYAYGIKPNEFLKETLDTYNLKGKILFPAEGEGRNAVYAAKKGLEIFAFDISIEGKNKALKLAEKENVKINYEVGDFFSLNLLNEKFDIASLIFAHFPPNILSEYHSKIAALIKPNGIIILEGFSKNHFELQKENPNAGGPKNIDFLFSIDMIKNDFPNFKIILLEEKEIELEEGLFHKAKSNVIRFIGRKTNIPNL is encoded by the coding sequence ATGAAAGAAATGTGGAATGAAAGATATGCAGATAAAGAATATGCATATGGAATAAAACCCAATGAATTTTTAAAAGAGACTTTAGATACCTATAATTTAAAAGGCAAAATTTTATTTCCTGCAGAAGGAGAAGGTAGAAACGCCGTATATGCTGCAAAAAAAGGCTTAGAAATTTTTGCTTTTGATATTAGTATAGAAGGAAAAAACAAAGCCTTGAAACTTGCTGAAAAAGAAAATGTAAAAATTAATTATGAAGTAGGCGATTTTTTTAGTCTGAATTTATTGAATGAAAAATTTGATATTGCTTCTTTAATTTTCGCCCACTTTCCTCCTAATATATTATCGGAGTATCACTCCAAAATAGCAGCATTGATAAAACCCAACGGAATTATAATCCTCGAAGGGTTTAGTAAAAATCATTTTGAATTACAAAAAGAAAACCCAAATGCTGGAGGTCCAAAAAACATTGATTTTTTATTTTCTATAGATATGATCAAAAACGATTTTCCTAATTTTAAAATTATCTTATTAGAAGAAAAAGAAATAGAACTCGAAGAAGGTCTATTTCATAAAGCAAAAAGTAACGTTATACGTTTTATTGGAAGAAAAACTAATATTCCAAACCTATAA